Proteins from one Streptomyces sp. NBC_00289 genomic window:
- a CDS encoding serine hydrolase domain-containing protein produces MTGRATPPWPGVTGDTADAFVPYGDLPATSRDDEALGRRLEDAVDAADAPDVVLAFSRHGHRTLRWGGTAPPPPVPRPELRYELGSASKTFTGLLLAQLIRRGLLSGGETAVGCLDPGRSTGPAPVTLAHLVTHTSGLPALPGDFFPRALPAWRTNPYARYPAGRVIDAFLRHRPRHRPGTRWHYSNFGVAVLGHAITGATGTGWEELLAGHVLRPLALSDTGTRALGPGADAVGHRKDGRTPVPAFDAGGFRAAGAVRATPRDLLTFLEAHLAPPPEPLAGALLSMHTPVLRRGLDRRHVHTVGWFRHPTDSGPMYFHSGATLGQQAFLGFRPDTGSAVAALCTRRFRAHDPFVATAYALLAEQ; encoded by the coding sequence ATGACCGGCCGGGCCACGCCTCCCTGGCCGGGCGTCACCGGCGACACCGCGGACGCTTTCGTCCCGTACGGCGACCTGCCGGCGACGAGCCGGGACGACGAGGCCCTGGGGCGGCGGTTGGAGGACGCCGTCGACGCCGCTGACGCGCCGGACGTCGTCCTCGCCTTCTCCCGGCACGGCCACCGCACCCTGCGCTGGGGCGGCACCGCGCCACCGCCGCCGGTTCCGCGCCCGGAGTTGCGCTACGAACTGGGGTCGGCCTCCAAGACGTTCACCGGGCTGCTGCTGGCCCAGTTGATCAGACGCGGGCTCCTGTCGGGCGGCGAGACGGCCGTCGGCTGCCTCGACCCCGGCCGCTCGACCGGTCCGGCGCCCGTGACGCTCGCGCATCTCGTCACCCACACGTCGGGACTGCCCGCCCTGCCCGGCGACTTCTTCCCCCGGGCCCTGCCCGCCTGGCGCACCAACCCCTACGCGCGCTATCCGGCCGGGCGCGTGATCGACGCGTTCCTGCGCCACCGGCCACGGCACCGGCCCGGCACGCGGTGGCACTACTCGAACTTCGGTGTCGCGGTGCTCGGCCACGCCATCACCGGGGCGACCGGTACGGGGTGGGAGGAGCTCCTCGCCGGACACGTGCTGCGTCCGCTCGCGCTCAGCGACACCGGTACGCGCGCGCTGGGGCCGGGGGCCGACGCCGTCGGGCACCGCAAGGACGGCCGTACGCCCGTCCCCGCCTTCGACGCCGGCGGGTTCCGGGCCGCGGGTGCGGTCCGGGCCACCCCCCGCGACCTGCTCACCTTCCTGGAGGCCCACCTCGCCCCGCCTCCCGAGCCGCTGGCCGGGGCGCTGCTGTCCATGCACACCCCCGTCCTGCGGCGTGGGCTGGACCGGCGGCACGTGCACACGGTGGGCTGGTTCCGTCATCCCACCGACAGCGGGCCGATGTACTTCCACAGCGGGGCGACCCTGGGCCAGCAGGCGTTCCTGGGCTTCCGGCCCGACACGGGCAGCGCCGTGGCGGCCCTGTGCACCCGGCGGTTCCGGGCCCACGACCCGTTCGTGGCCACCGCCTACGCACTCCTCGCGGAGCAGTGA
- a CDS encoding ANTAR domain-containing protein: MTSDQPCRTVGKPPAPLLLKASALDGRSLGEVTFLTLRGTLDASNAEDFAQALASHLARAEATGTHAVLDMAEVSLSSAAAVRALDRVTRGQAGTGRPLLIVQPRPHVREALRLAGLPGIRLHPTVDSALEALRAGTTRFGPSVARTQPPPAPHPPTPPAAGDPHAELRGLRAKARSAARIGVAQGVLMERYGLPGPETAFELLSGASQHCNVPVRVLAAAVATAPPPVDAATAWLGRHVRPPEPTAPFLRTAGVAPSERRKVLDAAAREALAVTDAHSADLLFAEDTLNSLVLEARCNLGDTFADEFAQVSGVRAPCTVAHSTRRRVVVENVRTDPVFASPRMREVLLAEGSRALHSTPVIDGRTGRCVGVLSVHWPSEGRWLSPTQEQALLTLAEDVATWHHWYRRSVVADALDQLHHRAAAHRRQR; this comes from the coding sequence ATGACTTCCGACCAGCCCTGCCGGACAGTCGGCAAGCCCCCCGCCCCGCTGCTGCTGAAAGCGTCCGCCCTGGACGGCCGGAGCCTGGGGGAAGTGACCTTCCTGACCTTGCGCGGCACCCTCGACGCCTCGAACGCCGAGGACTTCGCACAGGCCCTCGCCTCGCATCTCGCGCGAGCGGAGGCCACCGGCACCCACGCCGTGCTGGACATGGCGGAGGTCTCCCTGTCCAGCGCCGCCGCGGTCCGCGCGCTGGACCGGGTCACCCGGGGTCAGGCGGGCACGGGCCGGCCCCTGCTCATCGTGCAGCCGCGGCCGCACGTGCGGGAGGCCCTCCGTCTCGCGGGCCTGCCGGGCATCCGACTGCACCCCACGGTGGACTCCGCACTCGAAGCCCTCAGGGCCGGGACGACCAGGTTCGGACCCTCGGTCGCGCGCACGCAGCCCCCGCCCGCCCCGCACCCGCCCACACCTCCGGCGGCCGGGGACCCACACGCGGAACTGCGCGGACTGCGGGCCAAGGCACGCAGCGCGGCACGGATCGGGGTGGCCCAGGGCGTCCTGATGGAGCGGTACGGGCTGCCCGGACCGGAGACGGCCTTCGAACTGCTCAGCGGCGCCTCCCAGCACTGCAACGTGCCGGTCCGGGTGCTCGCCGCGGCGGTGGCGACGGCTCCGCCCCCGGTGGACGCGGCGACCGCGTGGCTCGGCCGCCACGTCCGCCCACCGGAACCCACGGCGCCCTTCCTCCGGACGGCCGGAGTCGCGCCCTCGGAACGGCGCAAGGTGCTCGACGCGGCGGCCCGCGAGGCCCTCGCGGTGACCGACGCCCATTCCGCCGATCTGCTGTTCGCCGAGGACACCCTCAACTCACTGGTGCTGGAGGCCAGGTGCAACCTCGGCGACACCTTCGCCGACGAGTTCGCCCAGGTCTCCGGCGTTCGGGCGCCGTGCACCGTCGCCCACTCGACCAGGCGACGGGTGGTCGTCGAGAACGTGCGCACGGACCCGGTCTTCGCCAGCCCGCGGATGCGGGAGGTACTGCTCGCCGAGGGCAGCCGCGCACTGCACAGCACGCCGGTGATCGACGGGCGGACGGGGCGCTGCGTGGGAGTGCTCTCCGTCCACTGGCCGTCGGAGGGCAGGTGGCTCTCCCCCACGCAGGAGCAGGCACTCCTCACCCTGGCCGAGGACGTGGCGACCTGGCACCACTGGTACCGGCGGAGCGTCGTCGCCGACGCCCTCGACCAACTCCACCACAGGGCCGCCGCCCACCGCCGACAACGGTGA
- a CDS encoding PfkB family carbohydrate kinase, whose amino-acid sequence MSAPAPLLVIGDALIDHDLSGRAERLAPDAPVPVVTSIHRTTRPGGAALAACLAAADGRQVTLVTALGDDEASEALCKLLAGRVHLVRLPLTGALSSKTRVFAEGTPMLRLDHGEGRARERTAEACRAIADAGAVLVADYGRGTADVLRDALAAAAGRVPVVWDPHPRGDAPVPGARLVTPSAAEARAFADRQTGAGEASAGGVLHSAARDAGTLVHVWRAASVAVTLGGRGALLSHGETPLLVPSPATADGDACGAGDRFAATAAGHLADGDLTETAVQAAVHAATRYVAEGGVRTLAVDAATTTSPRPRADDEPMDDALRTAARVRAVGGTVVAAGGCFDLLHAGHVALLQAARRTGDCLVVCVNSDASVRRRKGSGRPLVPVADRVRVLLALECVDAVAVFDEDTPERLLGELRPHIWAKGGDYAVARLPEASLVESWGGQVVLFPYLDGRSTTGIAERAALSP is encoded by the coding sequence GTGAGCGCCCCGGCACCCCTGCTCGTCATCGGCGACGCACTGATCGACCACGACCTGAGCGGACGCGCGGAACGCCTGGCCCCGGACGCGCCCGTGCCGGTCGTCACCTCGATCCACCGCACCACGCGCCCGGGCGGAGCCGCTCTGGCGGCCTGCCTCGCCGCGGCCGACGGCAGACAGGTCACCCTCGTCACCGCGCTGGGCGACGACGAGGCCAGCGAAGCCCTGTGCAAGCTGCTGGCAGGCCGTGTGCACCTGGTCCGGCTGCCGCTGACCGGCGCCCTCTCCAGCAAGACCCGGGTCTTCGCGGAGGGCACGCCGATGCTGCGCCTGGACCACGGCGAGGGCCGGGCCCGTGAGCGCACGGCCGAAGCGTGCCGGGCGATCGCGGACGCCGGTGCCGTACTCGTCGCCGACTACGGCCGCGGCACCGCCGACGTGCTCCGTGACGCGCTGGCGGCCGCGGCCGGGCGGGTGCCCGTCGTCTGGGATCCGCACCCGCGCGGGGACGCCCCGGTGCCCGGCGCCCGGCTCGTCACCCCCTCGGCGGCCGAGGCGCGTGCCTTCGCCGACCGGCAGACAGGCGCCGGTGAAGCCTCGGCCGGCGGCGTCCTGCACTCCGCGGCCCGGGACGCCGGCACACTCGTCCACGTCTGGCGGGCCGCGTCCGTCGCCGTGACGCTGGGCGGCCGGGGCGCGCTCCTGTCGCACGGGGAGACACCCCTGCTCGTGCCCTCGCCGGCCACGGCGGACGGCGACGCCTGCGGGGCCGGAGACCGGTTCGCGGCAACCGCCGCCGGACACCTCGCGGACGGTGACCTCACCGAGACGGCCGTGCAGGCGGCCGTGCACGCCGCCACGCGCTACGTCGCCGAGGGAGGCGTCCGCACCCTCGCCGTGGACGCGGCCACGACCACCTCCCCACGTCCCCGGGCCGATGACGAGCCGATGGACGACGCCCTGCGGACGGCCGCCCGGGTACGGGCCGTGGGCGGGACCGTGGTCGCCGCCGGCGGCTGCTTCGACCTGCTGCACGCCGGCCATGTCGCCCTCCTGCAGGCCGCCCGCCGGACCGGCGACTGCCTGGTGGTGTGCGTCAACTCGGACGCGTCCGTACGCCGGCGCAAGGGCAGCGGCCGCCCACTCGTCCCGGTGGCCGACCGCGTCCGGGTACTGCTCGCCCTGGAGTGCGTCGACGCGGTCGCCGTGTTCGACGAGGACACCCCCGAGCGCCTGCTCGGCGAACTGCGTCCGCACATCTGGGCGAAGGGCGGCGACTACGCCGTGGCCCGGCTGCCGGAGGCGTCACTCGTGGAGAGCTGGGGCGGGCAGGTGGTCCTGTTCCCGTACCTGGACGGCCGCTCCACCACCGGTATAGCGGAGCGGGCGGCGTTGTCCCCCTGA
- a CDS encoding SIS domain-containing protein, translated as MKLATDATHCDDLMKALEGFREDGAPVVHRWGVVLADRLAAGARLLVAGNGGSAAQAQHLTAELVGRYRDDRPAFSALALHADTSATTAIANDYGVREIFARQVAAHGRAGDVLMLLSTSGASANLLAAATQAQRLGLTVWALTGPAPNPLGGAGHEALYVDAAAGATVQELHLVAVHMLCESFDLAVERQAAARRRPAGRWTAMAGEGGL; from the coding sequence ATGAAACTCGCCACCGACGCCACGCACTGCGATGACCTGATGAAGGCCCTCGAAGGATTCCGGGAGGACGGCGCACCCGTGGTGCACAGGTGGGGCGTCGTCCTCGCCGACCGCCTCGCGGCCGGGGCCAGGCTCCTCGTCGCGGGCAACGGCGGAAGCGCGGCCCAGGCCCAGCATCTGACCGCCGAGCTCGTCGGCCGTTACCGGGACGACCGCCCGGCGTTCTCCGCGCTCGCGCTGCACGCCGACACCTCCGCCACCACCGCCATCGCCAACGACTACGGAGTGCGGGAGATCTTCGCCCGGCAGGTGGCCGCGCACGGCCGCGCCGGGGACGTCCTGATGCTGCTGTCCACCAGCGGCGCCAGTGCGAACCTCCTCGCCGCCGCCACCCAGGCGCAACGCCTCGGCCTGACCGTGTGGGCGCTGACCGGGCCGGCGCCCAACCCGCTGGGCGGAGCCGGTCACGAAGCCCTGTACGTGGACGCGGCAGCCGGCGCCACGGTCCAGGAACTGCACCTCGTGGCCGTACACATGCTGTGCGAGTCCTTCGACCTCGCCGTCGAACGGCAGGCGGCCGCGCGCCGGCGCCCCGCGGGCCGCTGGACGGCCATGGCGGGAGAGGGCGGCCTGTGA
- a CDS encoding glycosyltransferase: MSPSHPPAGRVAMVSEHASPLAELGGPDAGGQNVYVAQLAGQLARRGHEVVVYTRRDDPGLPDRVTTPEGVKVVLVPAGPPAPIPKDELLPYMPEFGRWLAREWAAEPPDVVHAHFWMSGLAAVDGARALGLPVVQTYHALGTVKRRHQGAADTSPPERVRIETAVGRECSGIIATCQDEVAELVAMGLSRRRVSVVPCGVDPVRFSPVGDNRRPRPALRRLLSVGRLVPRKGYDRAIRALADIPDAELLIAGGPEPALLLAEPEAERLWSLAEECGVADRVQLLGGVSRERMPRLLSSADLVLSLPRYEPFGIVPVEAMACGAPVLATAVGGQLDTVVDDVTGVLVPPDDDHDIGGTVRRLLDDPARLSRYGAAGRRRVLARYTWDRVADGVTRAYSAVSTVPSLSGVAR, translated from the coding sequence ATGAGCCCCAGCCACCCCCCGGCCGGCCGCGTCGCCATGGTCTCCGAGCACGCCAGCCCCCTGGCGGAACTCGGCGGCCCGGACGCGGGCGGACAGAACGTGTACGTGGCTCAACTCGCCGGCCAGTTGGCCCGCCGCGGCCATGAGGTGGTCGTGTACACGCGCCGAGACGATCCCGGGCTGCCGGACCGGGTCACCACCCCCGAAGGGGTGAAGGTGGTGCTCGTGCCCGCAGGACCGCCCGCGCCGATACCCAAGGACGAACTGCTTCCGTACATGCCGGAGTTCGGTAGGTGGCTGGCGCGTGAGTGGGCGGCCGAGCCACCCGATGTGGTGCACGCCCACTTCTGGATGTCGGGGTTGGCGGCGGTGGACGGCGCCCGCGCCCTCGGGCTGCCGGTGGTGCAGACCTATCACGCGCTCGGCACCGTGAAGCGACGGCATCAGGGCGCCGCCGACACCAGCCCGCCCGAACGCGTCCGCATCGAGACTGCCGTGGGGCGTGAGTGCAGTGGCATCATCGCCACCTGCCAGGACGAGGTGGCCGAACTCGTGGCCATGGGCCTGTCACGCCGCCGTGTCTCCGTCGTCCCCTGCGGGGTCGACCCCGTGCGGTTCTCCCCGGTCGGCGACAACCGGCGGCCCCGACCCGCGCTCCGCCGGCTGCTCAGCGTCGGCCGGCTCGTTCCCCGCAAGGGCTACGACCGGGCGATCCGTGCCCTGGCCGACATCCCCGACGCCGAACTCCTCATCGCGGGCGGGCCCGAACCCGCCCTGCTCCTCGCGGAGCCGGAGGCCGAGCGGCTGTGGTCGCTCGCCGAGGAGTGCGGTGTGGCCGACCGGGTCCAGCTGCTGGGCGGGGTGAGCCGCGAGCGAATGCCGCGCCTGCTGTCCAGCGCGGACCTGGTGCTGTCCCTGCCCCGTTACGAGCCGTTCGGCATCGTCCCGGTCGAGGCCATGGCCTGCGGCGCGCCCGTGCTCGCCACCGCCGTCGGCGGTCAGCTCGACACCGTCGTGGACGACGTGACGGGTGTCCTCGTCCCGCCCGACGACGACCACGACATCGGCGGAACCGTCCGTCGTCTCCTCGACGACCCGGCCCGGCTCTCGCGCTACGGCGCCGCCGGCCGGCGGCGGGTGCTCGCCCGCTACACCTGGGACCGCGTGGCCGACGGGGTGACCCGGGCCTACAGCGCCGTCTCCACCGTCCCCTCGCTCTCTGGAGTCGCCCGATGA
- a CDS encoding glycosyltransferase, whose product MNVLVWHVHGSWLTAFVQGPYDFLVPVTPDRGPDGQGRARTWQWPRTVRELSPGELREADIDLMVLQRPHEPELARRWTGRRPGIDVPAVYVEHNSPHETAVDTRHPLAGRSDIPLVHVTHFNRLMWDNGRAPTEVIEHGIIDPGQLWTGEEARAAVVVNEPVRRGRTTGTDLLPGFARAAPLDVFGMRTEGLAEHLGLPAGRCRGRDLPQGELHPAMARCRLYLHPVRWTSLGLSLLEAMFLGMPVVALDTTEVREAVPEEAGVVSNRLDVLGDAVRRFVADPASARPAGEAARAAVQARYGERRFRDDWERLIKEVTR is encoded by the coding sequence ATGAACGTCCTCGTCTGGCATGTGCACGGCTCCTGGCTGACGGCGTTCGTCCAGGGCCCGTACGACTTCCTCGTTCCGGTGACGCCCGACCGGGGGCCGGACGGGCAGGGGCGGGCCAGAACCTGGCAGTGGCCGCGGACCGTCCGGGAGCTGAGCCCCGGCGAACTGCGCGAGGCCGACATCGACCTCATGGTGCTGCAACGGCCGCACGAGCCGGAGCTGGCCCGGCGATGGACCGGCCGCCGCCCCGGCATCGACGTGCCGGCCGTGTACGTCGAGCACAACAGTCCGCACGAGACGGCCGTCGACACCCGCCACCCGCTGGCCGGCCGGAGCGACATCCCGCTCGTCCACGTCACCCACTTCAACCGCCTGATGTGGGACAACGGCCGGGCGCCGACCGAGGTGATCGAGCACGGCATCATCGACCCCGGGCAGCTGTGGACCGGCGAGGAGGCCCGCGCCGCCGTCGTGGTCAACGAGCCCGTGCGGCGCGGCCGTACCACCGGGACGGACCTGCTGCCCGGGTTCGCCCGCGCGGCACCGCTGGATGTCTTCGGCATGCGCACCGAGGGACTCGCGGAGCACCTGGGGCTGCCTGCCGGACGTTGCCGCGGCCGGGACCTGCCGCAGGGCGAGCTGCACCCGGCGATGGCCCGCTGTCGCCTGTACCTCCATCCCGTCCGCTGGACGTCGCTCGGGCTGTCGCTGCTGGAGGCGATGTTCCTGGGGATGCCCGTGGTGGCACTGGACACCACCGAGGTGCGGGAGGCGGTGCCGGAGGAGGCCGGGGTCGTCTCCAACCGGCTCGACGTGCTGGGGGACGCGGTCCGCCGGTTCGTCGCGGACCCCGCGTCGGCGCGGCCGGCAGGGGAGGCCGCTCGGGCAGCGGTACAGGCCCGCTACGGAGAGCGGCGTTTCCGGGACGACTGGGAACGCCTGATCAAGGAGGTCACCCGATGA
- a CDS encoding glycosyltransferase family 9 protein, translating to MKALVVRLDSFGDVLLAGPAVRAVAAHCSEVTMLCGPLGEGAARQLPGVDEVIVWAAPWEGVDAPAVHEADVDGLVRQVRSAAFDVALVLTSFHQSPLPTALLLRMAGVARIGADSVDHPGRLLDVRHRRCPGRHEAEAALDTAAALGFVLPPGDDGRPRVLPPPDTIALTGNGPYLVVHPGASAPARAWSPERCAEAVSLLAELGHRVVVTGGPGEAGLTRRVSGDTAVDLGGRTTPRTLAGVLRTADVVVSGNTGPAHLAAAVGTPVVSLFAPVVPAERWAPYGVPSVLLGDQSAPCADSRARHCPVPGHPCLDEVTGQDVVRAVQKLLKEST from the coding sequence GTGAAGGCGCTGGTCGTACGACTCGACAGCTTCGGCGACGTGCTGCTCGCCGGCCCCGCCGTCCGGGCCGTCGCCGCGCACTGCTCCGAGGTGACGATGCTCTGCGGCCCGCTCGGCGAAGGCGCCGCCCGGCAGCTGCCCGGGGTCGACGAGGTGATCGTGTGGGCGGCGCCGTGGGAGGGAGTGGACGCGCCCGCGGTGCACGAGGCGGACGTCGACGGCCTGGTGCGGCAGGTGCGGTCGGCCGCGTTCGACGTGGCTCTCGTCCTCACCTCGTTCCATCAAAGTCCCTTGCCCACGGCCCTGTTGCTGCGGATGGCCGGCGTCGCACGGATCGGCGCCGACAGCGTCGACCACCCGGGCCGCCTGCTCGACGTACGGCATCGCCGGTGCCCCGGCCGCCACGAGGCCGAGGCCGCGCTCGACACGGCGGCCGCCCTGGGTTTCGTCCTGCCGCCCGGGGACGACGGCCGACCGCGCGTGCTCCCCCCGCCCGACACCATCGCGCTGACCGGCAACGGCCCGTACCTCGTCGTGCACCCCGGAGCCAGCGCGCCCGCCCGCGCCTGGAGCCCCGAACGCTGCGCCGAGGCCGTGTCCCTCCTCGCCGAACTGGGGCACCGCGTCGTGGTCACCGGAGGCCCCGGCGAGGCGGGACTCACCCGCCGGGTCAGCGGTGACACGGCGGTGGACCTCGGCGGCAGGACCACGCCACGCACTCTGGCGGGCGTCCTGCGGACGGCCGACGTGGTGGTGAGCGGCAACACCGGCCCCGCCCATCTGGCCGCGGCCGTCGGCACCCCGGTCGTGTCGCTGTTCGCGCCCGTCGTGCCGGCGGAGCGGTGGGCGCCGTACGGCGTGCCGAGCGTGCTCCTCGGCGACCAGAGCGCACCGTGCGCCGACAGCCGGGCCCGGCACTGTCCCGTGCCCGGTCATCCGTGCCTCGACGAGGTCACGGGCCAGGACGTGGTGCGGGCGGTACAGAAACTCCTGAAGGAGAGCACATGA
- a CDS encoding carbamoyltransferase: MRVLGINALFHDPAAALVVDGRIVAAAEEERFSRRKHGKRPVPFSAWELPELSARWCLDQAGLAPAELDAVAYSYDPELARPAEQLGLHDPWDHLRQEYARRAPEFLADALPGLDPAKVRFVAHHVAHAASAGQASPHPDCAVLVLDGRGECGSHLAGRYANRELSVLSAQSLPDSVGLFYEDLTQHLGFLRSSDEFKVMALASYGRPRFLDRLRAYVHADEHGGFRARPVPWSSLVPPRAAGAPWTQDHADAAASAQACLEEVVLGLARWLHDRTGEDVLTLAGGVALNCVANTRLHNEGPFRRVWVQPAAGDAGTALGAALHVAHQKETVEAMPTAALGRGWSDAELRAWLEQAAVPYEEPDDIAETVAAELARDGVVAWFQGRSEFGPRALGHRSLLAHPGRAENLERLNAVKGREEFRPVAPMVLAERAAELFDGPLPSPYMLFVHEVAAKWRERIPAVVHVDGTARIQTVDRGAEPLVARMIDGFERRTGLPVVVNTSLNTAGRPMVDDPRDALECFGSAPVDLLALGPFAIRRKQVFA; the protein is encoded by the coding sequence ATGCGTGTACTGGGAATCAACGCCCTCTTCCACGACCCCGCCGCCGCTCTGGTGGTGGACGGCAGAATCGTGGCCGCGGCGGAGGAGGAACGCTTCAGCCGGCGCAAGCACGGCAAACGGCCCGTCCCCTTCTCCGCCTGGGAACTGCCTGAGCTGTCCGCACGCTGGTGCCTGGACCAGGCCGGACTCGCACCCGCCGAGCTCGACGCGGTCGCCTACTCCTACGATCCCGAACTAGCCCGTCCGGCAGAGCAGTTGGGCCTGCACGACCCCTGGGACCACCTCCGTCAGGAGTACGCCCGCCGAGCCCCGGAGTTCCTGGCCGACGCGCTGCCCGGCCTCGATCCGGCCAAGGTCCGCTTCGTCGCGCACCACGTGGCCCACGCGGCCTCGGCCGGGCAGGCCTCCCCCCACCCGGACTGCGCCGTGCTCGTGCTCGACGGCCGCGGCGAGTGCGGCTCCCACCTCGCCGGCCGGTACGCGAACCGGGAGCTCAGCGTGCTGAGCGCACAGTCGCTGCCCGACTCCGTGGGGCTGTTCTACGAGGACCTCACCCAGCACCTCGGATTCCTGCGCAGCAGCGACGAGTTCAAGGTGATGGCGCTGGCGTCCTACGGCAGGCCGCGCTTCCTGGACCGTCTGCGCGCGTACGTGCACGCCGACGAGCACGGCGGATTCCGGGCCCGCCCGGTCCCCTGGTCGTCGCTGGTCCCGCCGCGGGCGGCGGGCGCCCCCTGGACACAGGACCACGCCGACGCGGCGGCCAGCGCCCAGGCGTGTCTGGAGGAGGTCGTGCTCGGCCTGGCGCGATGGCTGCACGACCGTACGGGCGAGGACGTGCTGACGCTCGCGGGTGGTGTGGCCCTCAACTGCGTGGCCAACACCCGGCTGCACAACGAAGGCCCCTTCCGCCGCGTCTGGGTCCAGCCCGCCGCCGGGGACGCGGGCACGGCACTGGGCGCCGCGCTGCACGTCGCCCACCAGAAGGAGACGGTGGAGGCCATGCCGACCGCCGCCCTGGGACGCGGCTGGAGCGACGCCGAACTCCGCGCCTGGCTGGAACAGGCGGCCGTCCCCTACGAGGAGCCCGACGACATCGCGGAGACCGTCGCCGCGGAGCTGGCCAGGGACGGCGTCGTGGCCTGGTTCCAGGGGCGCAGCGAGTTCGGCCCCCGGGCGCTCGGCCACCGCTCGCTGCTGGCCCACCCCGGCCGCGCCGAGAACCTGGAACGCCTCAACGCCGTGAAGGGCCGGGAGGAGTTCCGCCCGGTCGCCCCCATGGTCCTGGCCGAGCGGGCCGCGGAGCTCTTCGACGGCCCCCTGCCCAGTCCCTACATGCTGTTCGTGCACGAGGTCGCCGCGAAGTGGCGGGAGCGGATTCCGGCCGTCGTCCACGTGGACGGCACGGCCCGGATACAGACCGTGGACCGCGGGGCGGAACCGCTGGTGGCCCGGATGATCGACGGTTTCGAGCGTCGGACGGGCCTGCCCGTGGTGGTCAACACCAGCCTCAACACCGCCGGCCGGCCGATGGTCGACGACCCCCGGGACGCCCTGGAGTGCTTCGGGTCGGCGCCGGTCGACCTGCTCGCCCTCGGGCCGTTCGCGATCCGGCGGAAGCAGGTGTTCGCATGA
- a CDS encoding NAD-dependent epimerase/dehydratase family protein codes for MTDPTPLAPWRRALVTGGAGFLGSHLCERLLDSGAEVDCADNLLSGSRENIAHLEGRAGFRFVECDISSPECPHLLTGPYDLVLHFACCASPVDYLRLPLETLDAGSLGTRNVLAVAERDQARFLLASTSEVYGDPLVHPQREDYWGNVNPVGPRSVYDESKRFSEALVTAHVRTRGADAGIVRLFNTYGPRMRAHDGRAVPTFVCQALAGEPLTVAGDGSQTRSLCYVDDTVEGVLLVASSRSVRPVNIGGSDEVTVGDIARRVVELTGSSSRIEFVERPTDDPQRRRPDTRLARELLGWTPRVPWEEGIKQTIAYFATARPTRQPAPQL; via the coding sequence ATGACTGATCCGACTCCCCTCGCGCCCTGGCGTCGTGCGCTGGTGACCGGCGGCGCCGGTTTCCTGGGCAGCCACCTGTGCGAGCGCCTGCTGGATTCGGGCGCCGAAGTCGACTGCGCGGACAACCTGCTGTCCGGATCGCGCGAGAACATCGCCCACCTGGAAGGCCGCGCCGGTTTCCGGTTCGTCGAGTGCGACATCTCCTCGCCCGAGTGTCCACACCTTCTGACGGGCCCCTACGACCTGGTCCTGCACTTCGCCTGCTGCGCCTCCCCCGTCGACTACCTCCGGCTGCCGCTGGAGACGCTCGACGCGGGCAGCCTGGGCACCCGCAACGTGCTGGCCGTGGCGGAGCGGGACCAGGCGCGCTTCCTGCTGGCCTCCACGTCCGAGGTCTACGGCGACCCCCTCGTACACCCGCAGCGCGAGGACTACTGGGGCAACGTCAACCCCGTCGGTCCGCGCAGCGTGTACGACGAGTCCAAACGGTTCTCCGAGGCACTGGTGACCGCCCATGTCCGCACGCGCGGCGCGGACGCCGGCATCGTGCGCCTGTTCAACACCTACGGCCCGCGCATGCGCGCCCACGACGGCCGTGCCGTGCCCACCTTCGTCTGCCAGGCACTGGCCGGCGAGCCGCTGACCGTGGCGGGAGACGGCAGCCAGACCCGGTCCCTGTGCTACGTGGACGACACGGTCGAGGGTGTCCTCCTGGTGGCCTCCAGCCGCTCGGTCCGCCCGGTGAACATCGGCGGAAGCGACGAGGTCACGGTCGGGGACATCGCCCGCCGTGTGGTGGAGCTGACGGGTTCCTCCTCGCGCATCGAGTTCGTCGAGCGGCCCACCGACGATCCCCAGCGGCGCCGCCCGGACACCCGACTGGCCCGCGAGCTGCTCGGCTGGACCCCCAGGGTGCCCTGGGAGGAAGGGATCAAGCAGACGATCGCGTACTTCGCCACGGCCCGACCGACACGGCAACCGGCCCCGCAGCTCTGA